Part of the Antedon mediterranea chromosome 6, ecAntMedi1.1, whole genome shotgun sequence genome, CTGCATCTGTAGATGACTATGACCCAAACGTGGTAAGAAAATATACCGTTCTGTTAGCACAACTAATTTGCTTATTTCTGTTTCTATAATGGTTTCCAAGGAGACAACAAGGCTTTATGTTTcttaaattactgtataacgatttcgataacacatttatGAAATTTGTTATAATGCCGTACAGAAGATTCCGAATGTTACAATTGTACTTTTTATTTCAGAGTAGTAATAATCTTCATTTCCGTATAGTTAGTTTAGAGATTAGGGCTACATGgcgccaaataaaaaaaaggttttattcGACGCGTCCACTCATTTCAATGGTaatctttaattttgttttttcttaatttttaatcaaaaagATAATACTGCATTGTTATGTTGTCATGATTCCTACTCTTTTTAATTACTATATTAGAAAGTATGGCAAAGCTTCAATGATGACGTGTACAACTTCATTATCTATATGATAACGTTCATGATAGTTGTGAAGATATGGGAGGAACACGCAATGTAAGTTATTGACCATAAATACCACACCCATTCCTTCTCAAACATCATATCGTTCCCGTCTTCAACACCACACACCCCTCTCCAAAACCACACCCACCACTTCTCCAACACCACACCCACCCTTATTCAACACCACACCCACCTTTCTTCAACACCACACCCTCCTCTTTTCAAACACCACATCCTCCCCTTTTCCAACACCACACCCACCCCTTTTCCAACACCACACCCACCCCTTCTCCAACACCACACCCACCCTTCTCCAAAACCACACCCACACCTTCTCCAACACCACACCCACCTCTCTCCAACACCACACCCACTCCTTCTCCAACACCACACCCACCCCTTCTCCAACACCACACCCACCCCTTCTCCAACACCACACCCACCCTTCTCCAACACCACACCCACCCTTCTCCAAAACCACACCCACCCCTTCTCCAACACCACACCCACCCCTCTCCAACACCACACCCACTCCTTCTCCAACACCACACCCACCCCTTCTCCAACACCACACCCACCCTTCTCCAACACCACACCCCCCTTTCCAATACCACACCCACCCTCTCCAATACCACACCCCACTCCTCCAACACCACACCCACTCCTCCAACACCACACCCACTCCTCCAACACCACACACACCCCTCTCCAACACCACACCCACCCCTCTCCAACACCACACCCACTCCTTCTCCAACACCACACCCACCCCTTCTCCAACACCACACCCACCCTTCTCCAACACCACACCCACCCTTCTCCAACACCACACCCCCTCTCCAATACCACACCCACCCTCTCCAATACCACACCCCACTCCTCCAACACCACACCCACTCCTCCAACACCACACACACCCCTCTCCAATACCACACCCATTCCTTCTCCAACACCACACCCATTCCTTCTCCAACACCACACCCACCCCTTCTCAACCACCACACCCACCTTCTCCAATACCACACCCACCTCTCTCCCATACCACACCCACTCCTTCTCCAACACCACACCCGCCCATTCTCCAACACCACACCCACCCCTCTCCAAAAACAACAATCACCACTTTTCCAACACCACACCCACCCTTCTTCAACACCACATCCTCCCCTTTTCCAACACCCACATCCACCCCTTCTCAAACACCACACCCACCCCTTCTCAAACACCACACCCACCCTTTCCAATACCACACCCACCCCTCTCCCATACCACACCCACTCCTTCTCTAACACCACACCCGCCCATTCTCCAACACCACACCCACCCCTCTCCAAAACAACCACCACCACTTCTCCAACACCACACCCACCCTTCTTCAACACCACACCCTCCCCTTTTCCAACACCACACCCTTCAATTTTCAAAGACCACACCCACCCCTCACCAATACCACACCCACTCCTTCTCAAACATCACATCCACCCATCCTCCAACACCACAACCACCCCTTCTCTAACACTACACCCATCCCTTCTTTAACACCGCCCTCTTCTTCAATGGCATGCCATACTTTATTGACCATCAAATAAGCGTTCCCATCGCCCGCCGTAAACGTTcaactgtatataggcctacagtaatatgGAAACTAATTATTGTAAGCTATACACAATATCAGGCTCTAGTCTGTAACAATAGATTAAGAAAAAGGCTTACATTAATACTATCGAGTTATAGAGGACATTAATTAAGTAATATAAGTCACGACACATCTAACGAACATAACGCATATACAAAATCAACACATACATTGGTTACAATGTTGAGATAATTATTCGATCAAAGATTTGattaaaattagaaatattattGTGATAAAACAGACGTCAGTTATTAAGTAAGTGTCTTCCACGAcccaataattgttattaaacatttatttactgaataaataaatcataattaaaCATACTTTGCAATTACAATAATTTCTATCCCCGTTGCTATGACGAAAAGAATAGTTTGATGACAGTCTGTAGCTACGAAATAATGGTATTCTGCAATTGCTTTAAATGTGTACAGTGGTTCCCAAGAAAGAAAGGAATTGGACGTTTCAGTGTTAATCTATAACCAACagtaagggcgtgtggcgcagtagtgtgttggacgttcgactactgatcgatgttcgaatccaactctcgtcgcattgcttgtatccttaggcaagatactttacttacctTTGCCTCTCTCcgcccaggtgtataaatgggaacccagTTAGATCAAAACAAaactttgcactgattactagctgctttattgtgtttgatccaaacaaatgactggggtaataatgttcagcgcgtttcattaggcgctatatgaataaataaatccaGGATGAAgatacccctattaagaggataCTTTATTGGATCCGAAGGTGTCCCCTCAATGTGTTTTAACCTGGTTGATTTAAcgtttgttataatattaatgtttattgttattttttattttttattttttcagtatATTTAGTACAATGAGGAATATTGGAGATACTGCGATTGTACTAAATGTTGTAAGTATAATTGTCTCTatgcctatataataataataatattgcataATCCAAATCAAATAATTTCCAATAACTCTtctattaaattattgtttaatgtAGGCCTGATCCTTTCAAACAAACATAGTTTCCCATAGTAGCAATCCTACTTTAGAACATCCTTATGGGACACTATATCGGGCACTATATTCAATGTGTCCCATTATTAACAGGATTTACatgctttaacaaataacaaCTATAATTCACTATGTAATATACACTGTCGTAGGTTGGTTAGTGAACCGTTTCACAATTACttattgtaaacaatataaaataaattgttaaatttacgAGTCAGTAATTTTGCACGTTCAACAGCTCCTTCATCACACAATTTCCATTTTAACTCTtctattaaattattgtttgttaGTTACCCGAACACAACCATCATACGTGTTTTGATGTCTATAAATGATTTGCTAATCATAAACGCAAGGCATATGTAGAAAGGGCAACAATAACGTTTATATCAGTGGCGAGGGCTATCTTTTTACTTATCCTCATGTGTCTCCCCCACCCACCTCTCCGCAGTAACTACCAGTGCACTCATCAgaaaatgagtacctggttaaAAAACAGGTGAAGGCGATGTGGAAGGAACTGGCAAGCCTACCACATAATGTTGAGGCATAGCCTACCTGAGCTCATAGAAGCACCTTCAACGTTGAGGATAAAGTACGATACTCCCTAATTTACTTGCCTTGAATTTttgaagagaaaaaaaaaaggattttaaaGTAGTCAGTAATACATTAAACGTAAATCATGTTTTATCATAGAATATAGAtcttattttgtatctattattttCAGATTCTGCTTCTTGTTGTAAGCCTTATACCTTTCTTTGTAAGTATTTTAACCTTGTTTTAATAGTGGATCTGTGGCTTGACTGTTTATTTCccagcctcaaatgagacttggtTTATAAGCACGAGATATAGTTTATACATTGTATAATTGGTTAGTTGCTTGCTGATGGATGTGTATGACAAACCCCGTAGTTAGGCAGTTGTCTGTTTATCAGTGCATCTCATTTGGTGTTAAATTCCATCGAATTAATGGGAATGCTTGGACTAATTAGCACATCACAGAACCTGTACGTAACTGGTCTAGAGAGGTTGTTCAATCATGAAATGACTGCAAAAATACCAAAATTGTTGTAtcttatataatagtatttgtaggcctactaatattcAGTATTTTATAAGATTTTGTCTGTTTATCAAGGGCCCTACACGATAAGTCTCTTCACAGAAACAGGACAGGCCACCTTcattataatagtaatacatagataattaattaattaatcaaacaggacaaaaacagCAACTTCAAGACTATATAGATGTGTTAATGTTTCCACGAAAACTTGACAGTACATCATCAATCTATAAGTTCTTCAATTTAAAAGGTGTTTTACGGATGTTGATAAATGATTCTTTTTCAGTCAACACTTCTTGGTGAATTTCCACTTGAACCCTTGGCACTCATCTTACAAGGATGTTGTTTTctacttattattattcttgAAGTGAGTACAATATTctttacatatttattagaAATCGATATAATTCATCATGTGTCATTCACCCGAAGATAACACAACAGAATCATGAAACAATCATGTTGTTTATATATCTGAGAATTGTGTATAGACTATTAGGTATTTGTATTAAATGACATGCCGTATCACTTTAAATTGTTCGAGTTCGGCTTGATGTGGATGGGGAAGGGGAAACCCATTATACGCTCAGTTCTCCGTACATAAAGACACAAGTATGTTGATCAATAGCAAGCGCCGATTTGGATGATCGATCGTGTGTGACAATTGACTGGGCCAGTGGGTCACTATGacataacgcaaggacgtaaacgcaatgcaagtaatttgaccaatcgggcgatggattattcaaactgtcgcttgtgtcAATTCGTTTGTGTCAATTCgcttacgttgcgcttacgtctttgcgttgcgtcataGTGGGAGGTCAAAATCACCACCCATTGCGTTGCTTTGGGAATCAAACTTCTATCCACTTACGTCCTCTTTTATCCGATTTATGAATATTATGTATGCCTGCTTGTCTGTCCGGTTGTTTCTCTCAAAACTCTTTGATCATGCTTGTCACTGCAAACATTAATCACGAGCGTAAGACAaacaaaattaagaaatttcaaTGTTAAGTTTAGTTAACTATATCGGCATTTGTTTGCGTTGTACATCTATATAGCCATTCATTTCCGGTGACGTGTctataaaaatgacaaattgcatattatatactgtacttatgtgTAAAAAAGCACAATTTAGTATTGTACATTATTCACATACAATAGAAGAAAACGGAATGTTCTGCTAATTAGGTAAGACCTTGTTTAATTAACACAATTCTCCGATTAGGGTCATATGTGTAACTTTCTACcaacaaattaaatattccCCTCATTCTTCTAGGCACTGACTGTTATTGTAGCGTTTAGTCGGCCTAAAATGATTGAGCCTGAATATATAACATCGTCTGAACAAGTAAGTATGCTATTAATCAATCGAATACTGCAACATTACTATAACATTGAGAAGTTTATTGTAAAGTCGGAATTGTGCTATAATTAGACAGTACAAGTATTCATTTAATGGTCTAGATATCcattcattaatttaaaataaaaaattttggTCTAACTAGTGATGAATACACAATTACTCTTCTAAATTGACGGCAATAACGACAAAGGCGATGGAAATCACATATCGATATCACAAAGATTATGGTATATTTATGACAATTCAGATAATTATACCTAGTGTTAGTGTCGTTGAAGGCATCAATGACGTCCACAGTGAAAATGGTGAGGACAATGATGATGGATCGTGTTAGTACTCAATACCATGGTAGTAACATgtattattctttattctttattaatTTAGCCGAGCATCCGAACTCGTTACTATTTTACCTTTACGTTGCAAGCATCATG contains:
- the LOC140051951 gene encoding endosomal/lysosomal proton channel TMEM175-like; protein product: MTSTQETKTDDIEGGEATTKIGKNNPAFELNENTTAMDEVNIETIDPCGEPKNVENSFHRFLSPDRLCAFSDAVFTIIITIMIVPLSASVDDYDPNVKVWQSFNDDVYNFIIYMITFMIVVKIWEEHAIIFSTMRNIGDTAIVLNVILLLVVSLIPFFSTLLGEFPLEPLALILQGCCFLLIIILEALTVIVAFSRPKMIEPEYITSSEQPSIRTRYYFTFTLQASCAILAISCAQALCDNIGST